GAAGAAAACCGATTTTGCTTCCGATGCCACAGCCTTCGCGAGAAGTGTCTTCCCGTTACCGGGGGGCCCGAATAATAACAACCCCTTCGCGGGGGATCGCAACCCGTGAAATAAGTCCGGTCGTAGAGCAGGTAAGATGACGATTTCTTGCAGAGCTTGTTTAGCTGTATGTTGCCCCGTAACGTCATCAAACTTAACCATGTTCCCCTCAGGTTTAACAGCCGTGTCCATAATCCTCTTAGCCATTTCTTCGGGCACCGAACGTAGAGTTTTACTCGGTTTctttttggttggtttgtcCGATGTTGACCCAGAGTTGCCCCGGGTGTTGACCCAGAGTTACCCCTGGAAGTTGACCCAGAGTTACCCCTGGGAGTTGACCCAGAGTTACCCTGGGAGTTGACCCAGAGTTACCCCTGGGCGTTGACCCAGAGTTACCCTGGCCGTTGACCCAGAGTTACCCCTCGTGGTGGGTGAATGGTTTCTTTTACTTGAATTTACTTTCAAACTTTGAGTAGATTTTGCTGACTCATCTTTCTTGTTGGATAAAACGCTGACTCGCTCTCTTGCcattgttaaatttttcaacatttttgtttgaaGTCGATCAATTTTCTCCCGTTCTCCGGGAACCCCCTCACCCCGAATATTAACCCCCTTCTCTAATTCACCCACCCCACATAGATACAACATTAAAGCTTCCTTTTTATCAACGATGGATTCATTCTCGTCGATCTCTAGCGCCCTCGTCATGTAATTAAAC
The sequence above is drawn from the Ciona intestinalis unplaced genomic scaffold, KH HT001116.1, whole genome shotgun sequence genome and encodes:
- the LOC113475650 gene encoding spastin-like, with the protein product MSSLLSRVKRHHEVAFNYMTRALEIDENESIVDKKEALMLYLCGVGELEKGVNIRGEGVPGEREKIDRLQTKMLKNLTMARERVSVLSNKKDESAKSTQSLKVNSSKRNHSPTTRGNSGSTARVTLGQRPGVTLGQLPG